One genomic segment of Desulfocapsa sulfexigens DSM 10523 includes these proteins:
- a CDS encoding Hcp family type VI secretion system effector, which produces MALNAYLKLTGETQGEIKGSVTQAGREDMIAIIAFDQEISSPRDAASGLPTGKRQHGPLTLVKEVDKSSPLIYSAMVNNENITSLELRCWQPSSTGKEVQHYTIQLENASISKIRQEMLNNKYPENMQHKEREHVSFCYQKIIWTWEDGGITAEDDWEAPMV; this is translated from the coding sequence ATGGCATTAAATGCATACCTCAAGCTTACCGGAGAGACTCAGGGCGAGATTAAAGGATCTGTAACCCAGGCAGGTCGTGAAGATATGATCGCTATAATTGCTTTTGATCAGGAAATATCTTCGCCAAGAGATGCAGCCTCTGGACTTCCCACCGGAAAGAGACAACATGGCCCGCTCACCCTTGTCAAAGAGGTGGATAAGTCAAGTCCTCTTATTTATTCAGCCATGGTCAATAATGAAAACATAACCAGCCTTGAGCTTCGGTGTTGGCAACCTTCCTCAACCGGCAAGGAAGTACAGCACTACACCATCCAACTGGAAAATGCGTCCATCTCTAAAATACGTCAGGAGATGCTTAACAACAAATATCCTGAAAATATGCAGCACAAAGAAAGAGAGCACGTCTCTTTTTGTTATCAAAAAATAATATGGACCTGGGAAGATGGTGGCATTACGGCTGAAGATGATTGGGAAGCTCCAATGGTCTGA
- the tssC gene encoding type VI secretion system contractile sheath large subunit, giving the protein MAEEQEQNAQGREQIVEETTSLLEEITQATKLKPADEAYGMAKKGVEALIAQLIEPGKGVDKVTKAVVDEMIAEIDKKVGLQVDAILHHEDFQKLESAWRSMKYMVDNTDFRENIKLEIVNISKEDLLDDFEDSPEIAKSGLYKTAYTAEYGQFGGQPYAAMIGNYDFGPGPQDIKLLQSIASVAAMAHAPFIAAAGPQFFDIEDFNELPNLKDLKSIFEGPKYLKWQSFRESEDARYIGLTMPRFLLRLPYGAESDPIKTFEYEENVVGNHGKYLWGNAAFAFATRLTDSFAKYRWCANIIGPQGGGTVEDLKLHQYNAMGATQTKIPTEVLVSERKEFELAEEGFIGLTMRKNSDNAAFFSANSVQKAKNFGISKEGKEAELNYKLGLQLPYMFVINRLAHYLKVLQRENIGSWKERSDLEMELNKWISQYVTEMDNPSASARSRRPLRMAEVTVDSVEGEPGWYKVGLKVRPHFKYMGASFTLSLVGKLDKK; this is encoded by the coding sequence ATGGCCGAAGAACAAGAACAAAATGCTCAGGGCAGGGAGCAGATAGTAGAGGAAACGACATCCCTTCTTGAAGAGATTACCCAGGCAACAAAGCTTAAGCCTGCCGATGAAGCTTATGGCATGGCAAAAAAAGGTGTAGAGGCGCTTATCGCCCAGTTGATCGAACCCGGTAAAGGTGTTGATAAAGTCACTAAAGCCGTGGTTGATGAAATGATCGCCGAAATAGACAAGAAAGTCGGTCTACAGGTTGATGCCATCCTCCATCATGAAGATTTTCAAAAGCTCGAATCTGCCTGGCGTTCCATGAAGTACATGGTTGACAATACAGATTTCCGTGAAAACATCAAACTCGAGATAGTTAATATCAGCAAAGAAGACTTGCTTGATGATTTTGAGGACTCTCCTGAAATTGCAAAATCCGGCCTCTACAAAACAGCTTATACAGCGGAATATGGGCAATTTGGTGGCCAACCCTACGCCGCCATGATTGGCAATTATGACTTTGGTCCAGGCCCTCAGGATATTAAGCTCCTTCAATCCATTGCAAGCGTTGCTGCAATGGCTCATGCCCCATTTATCGCCGCAGCTGGCCCTCAATTTTTCGATATTGAAGATTTTAATGAACTCCCCAATTTGAAAGATCTCAAATCGATCTTTGAGGGACCCAAATATCTCAAATGGCAGTCCTTCCGCGAATCAGAAGATGCGAGATATATCGGACTGACCATGCCACGTTTTCTCCTGCGCTTGCCCTATGGTGCAGAAAGTGACCCTATCAAAACCTTTGAATATGAAGAAAATGTTGTTGGTAATCATGGTAAATATCTCTGGGGCAACGCGGCTTTTGCCTTTGCCACAAGACTCACCGACAGTTTTGCCAAATATCGCTGGTGTGCTAACATTATCGGCCCTCAAGGCGGTGGCACCGTCGAAGATTTAAAACTTCACCAATATAATGCCATGGGTGCAACCCAAACGAAAATTCCTACCGAAGTACTGGTTTCGGAACGAAAGGAATTTGAACTGGCAGAAGAAGGTTTTATCGGCCTTACTATGAGAAAAAATAGCGATAATGCAGCCTTTTTCTCTGCTAATTCTGTTCAAAAAGCCAAAAATTTCGGAATTTCAAAGGAAGGTAAAGAGGCAGAGCTCAACTACAAACTTGGCCTGCAGTTGCCCTATATGTTTGTGATCAACCGCCTGGCCCATTATCTCAAGGTTTTGCAGAGAGAAAATATTGGTTCCTGGAAGGAAAGAAGCGACCTTGAAATGGAGCTGAATAAGTGGATCAGTCAGTATGTTACAGAAATGGACAACCCTTCGGCAAGTGCCAGAAGTCGCAGACCACTTAGAATGGCGGAAGTAACAGTAGATTCCGTGGAAGGTGAACCTGGTTGGTACAAAGTCGGTCTGAAAGTACGCCCACATTTCAAATATATGGGGGCATCTTTTACTTTATCACTGGTTGGGAAACTTGACAAAAAATAG
- the tssF gene encoding type VI secretion system baseplate subunit TssF, producing the protein MLNHYYLQELAALRDLGAEFAETHPSIASMLSGSSADPDVERLLEGVAFLTGLIREKLDDDFPEIIHDLIHLIWPHYLRPLPSAAIVAFQPKSSLKQALKIKKGVQLASVPVAGTTCLFQTCFDVEVQPIAITDVAFVETPGMASSIRVTLQTKGGALNNLQLKNLQFHLAGDYSSASDKYFILRHYLRRIIIKAKDQDSEFSLTKEHLQPVGFNMADGVLPYPGNSFPGYRILQEYFTLPENFLFLNLTGLEKWFNRGEGTQFEIIFELNDIPFQIPRIRTKDFILFATPVLNLFKHEADPVRLDHRMSEYRVRPAASNLTHFQVYSVDRVTGYIQGTATAREYQHFDHFNRNGASGPVYNTSKRKSPSRRVTDTYISVSYPKKDGPPLPETLSIELTCTNGDLPDSIQVGDISQPTSSTPEFITFSNISPPTSGAQPPLEKNLLWRLLGHLSLNYTSLADIKNLKTLLGLYLFPDTKDRTTLLANQKRIDGLQKISSTPGDRLVNGLMMRGREIHMEARYDHFASQGDLYLFASILNEFLAVYSTFNSFTRFTLKESLRGEIISWPARIGERPLI; encoded by the coding sequence ATGCTCAATCACTACTACCTTCAGGAACTTGCTGCCTTGCGTGATCTTGGGGCAGAATTTGCTGAAACGCACCCTTCCATAGCATCGATGTTGAGCGGTTCCTCTGCTGATCCCGATGTCGAACGACTGCTGGAAGGAGTAGCTTTTCTGACCGGCCTCATCCGGGAAAAACTTGATGACGATTTTCCCGAAATCATCCACGATCTCATTCATCTGATATGGCCGCATTACCTTAGACCATTACCTTCCGCTGCCATTGTCGCCTTCCAGCCCAAATCTTCACTTAAACAGGCCTTAAAAATAAAAAAAGGTGTCCAACTGGCCTCGGTCCCCGTTGCCGGAACAACCTGCCTCTTTCAAACCTGTTTTGATGTTGAGGTACAACCGATAGCGATCACGGATGTCGCTTTTGTGGAAACCCCAGGAATGGCTTCCTCCATCCGGGTCACACTTCAAACAAAGGGTGGAGCTCTCAACAATCTTCAGCTAAAAAATTTACAATTTCATCTGGCGGGTGACTACTCTTCTGCCAGTGACAAATATTTTATCCTTCGTCATTATCTACGTCGTATAATTATTAAGGCGAAAGATCAGGACTCCGAATTTTCCTTAACTAAAGAACATCTGCAACCTGTGGGATTCAATATGGCAGATGGCGTCTTGCCCTATCCCGGCAACTCTTTTCCTGGATACCGAATTCTTCAGGAATATTTCACTCTCCCTGAGAATTTTCTTTTTCTTAATCTCACCGGGCTTGAAAAATGGTTCAATCGCGGAGAAGGAACACAATTTGAGATTATTTTTGAGTTAAACGACATTCCTTTTCAAATACCAAGAATCCGTACAAAAGATTTCATTCTTTTTGCCACTCCTGTACTCAATCTTTTTAAGCATGAAGCAGACCCCGTCCGTCTTGATCACCGGATGAGCGAATACCGTGTTCGGCCCGCTGCATCAAATTTAACTCATTTCCAGGTGTACTCGGTGGACAGGGTAACCGGTTACATCCAGGGAACTGCAACAGCAAGGGAATATCAACATTTTGACCACTTTAATCGAAACGGTGCATCTGGCCCTGTTTACAATACAAGTAAAAGGAAATCGCCATCACGCAGGGTGACCGACACCTATATTTCTGTAAGTTACCCTAAAAAAGATGGCCCACCACTTCCTGAGACTCTTAGCATCGAACTGACGTGCACCAATGGTGATCTTCCCGACAGTATCCAGGTTGGTGACATATCACAGCCCACAAGCTCAACTCCTGAATTCATCACCTTTTCCAATATAAGTCCACCCACATCCGGGGCTCAGCCACCTCTGGAGAAAAACCTCCTCTGGAGACTTCTCGGACATCTGTCCCTGAATTACACTTCACTTGCTGATATTAAAAATTTAAAGACATTACTCGGCCTGTACCTTTTTCCTGACACTAAAGACAGAACGACTTTACTAGCCAATCAGAAGCGAATAGATGGTCTGCAGAAGATCAGTTCCACCCCTGGAGACAGGCTAGTAAACGGTCTTATGATGCGGGGGAGGGAAATTCATATGGAGGCCCGTTATGATCACTTTGCAAGTCAAGGTGATCTCTATCTTTTTGCTTCAATCCTCAACGAATTTCTTGCAGTATATTCAACTTTTAATTCCTTTACCAGGTTCACCCTTAAAGAAAGTTTGAGAGGAGAAATCATTTCATGGCCGGCACGGATAGGGGAACGTCCCCTGATTTAA
- the tssA gene encoding type VI secretion system protein TssA — MDILTIGTTPISDACPAGTDSRYEPAFEELQTEIDKIGSPSASEGVNWVRVSQLTEKILTEESKDLLVMSYFAVSQIHTRELAGLTTGLQAYCDLLETFWDTMFPLKKRMRGRVAAAEWWIENSASALELLRLQSVEEESKNTLLAHCDKLKQLFLELFPEPPSLNRLIRTIESLPIKKEKAISPPQKQVKEPEPKQQPPEQVEKKPIPTPEPKVQETASSSEDPIVAIQTANERIKRAALTLIEQDLINPLGHRSLRTAIWSDIDVLPQAVEGKTIIPPPEPHIVLMIQDLSSRGDWINLSSTAERQFPQYIFWLDLQRYCATSLENLGLPYQKAWEAVCQETAALLHRLPGVHNLQFSDGTPFADEETKEWCQNLGSAGDGMDMGSSFSTAEGTTEEVNQLNNAIQRAGELLKERKLTEALVLLQQGIMEAHSSRESMQWRLALIRILISGKKAEMALPHCEKLVEELEHHKLEIWDPTQALIVYKTFYHCLKMISSKIVKERGRDLLDKIATLDSVEAIRISS, encoded by the coding sequence ATGGATATACTTACAATAGGAACAACTCCGATAAGTGATGCTTGTCCCGCCGGTACAGATAGCCGCTACGAACCAGCCTTTGAAGAACTTCAAACTGAAATAGACAAAATTGGTTCTCCATCTGCCTCTGAGGGAGTTAACTGGGTGCGGGTAAGTCAACTTACCGAAAAGATATTAACAGAGGAGAGTAAAGATCTTTTGGTGATGAGTTATTTTGCCGTTTCCCAAATTCACACCCGCGAGCTTGCAGGACTTACGACTGGATTGCAGGCTTATTGCGATTTGCTGGAAACGTTCTGGGACACAATGTTTCCCTTAAAAAAGAGAATGCGTGGCCGGGTGGCAGCTGCAGAATGGTGGATTGAAAACAGTGCAAGTGCTCTTGAGCTTCTTCGTCTCCAATCCGTAGAAGAAGAAAGCAAAAATACTCTTTTGGCACATTGCGATAAGCTTAAACAGCTTTTCCTTGAGCTGTTCCCTGAGCCCCCCTCTTTAAATCGGTTGATAAGGACCATTGAATCTCTTCCAATTAAAAAAGAAAAAGCTATATCCCCTCCGCAGAAGCAGGTAAAAGAGCCCGAACCGAAACAACAGCCACCTGAACAGGTGGAAAAAAAACCGATTCCTACCCCGGAACCGAAAGTCCAGGAAACAGCTTCCTCAAGTGAAGACCCCATAGTCGCTATTCAGACAGCCAATGAAAGAATCAAGCGGGCAGCTCTTACTCTGATAGAACAGGATCTTATCAATCCACTGGGGCATCGATCCCTGCGGACAGCAATCTGGTCAGATATCGATGTGCTTCCCCAGGCAGTGGAAGGCAAAACAATTATACCGCCACCGGAACCTCATATCGTTCTGATGATACAAGACCTGTCCTCTCGAGGAGACTGGATCAATTTATCCTCAACTGCAGAAAGACAGTTTCCTCAATATATTTTCTGGCTGGATCTGCAGCGATACTGTGCCACCAGCCTCGAAAACCTCGGTCTTCCATACCAAAAGGCCTGGGAGGCAGTATGCCAGGAAACGGCTGCCCTCCTTCACAGACTCCCCGGGGTACACAATCTCCAATTTTCAGACGGGACCCCCTTTGCTGATGAGGAGACAAAGGAATGGTGTCAGAATCTTGGATCTGCAGGAGATGGCATGGACATGGGTTCCAGTTTTTCCACTGCTGAAGGGACGACAGAGGAGGTAAATCAGTTAAACAATGCCATCCAGCGTGCCGGAGAACTCTTAAAGGAACGAAAACTCACCGAGGCTCTTGTGCTTCTTCAGCAAGGGATTATGGAAGCCCATTCTTCCAGAGAATCGATGCAATGGCGACTGGCTCTCATACGAATATTGATTAGCGGAAAAAAAGCCGAGATGGCTCTGCCGCATTGTGAGAAGCTCGTCGAAGAGCTGGAGCACCATAAGCTGGAAATCTGGGACCCGACTCAGGCCTTGATAGTTTACAAAACCTTCTATCACTGCCTGAAAATGATTTCGTCAAAAATTGTAAAAGAGCGTGGCAGGGATCTGCTTGATAAAATAGCCACCCTCGACTCAGTAGAGGCAATCCGCATTTCATCCTAA
- the tssE gene encoding type VI secretion system baseplate subunit TssE codes for MREARLLERIRQREHDPLRRESEDPLKVIDSIQDHLKQILNTRQGNVLISEEYGTPDFTEFLTEYPQSLRGFERAIRQTITQYEPRLRAVRVAFTPQEEDRLAVKFQIFAKLATSGSNTSVLFESLLNSDGQISIKK; via the coding sequence ATGCGGGAAGCCAGGTTATTAGAGCGTATCCGGCAGAGGGAGCATGACCCTCTCCGTCGGGAAAGTGAGGATCCGTTGAAGGTGATCGACTCCATCCAGGACCACCTGAAACAGATCCTCAATACCCGGCAGGGAAATGTCCTGATTTCTGAAGAATACGGAACCCCTGATTTCACTGAATTTCTTACTGAATACCCTCAGTCACTCCGAGGCTTTGAAAGGGCAATCAGACAGACAATTACCCAGTACGAACCACGACTGCGAGCCGTGCGGGTAGCCTTTACCCCCCAGGAAGAAGATCGTCTTGCTGTGAAGTTTCAGATTTTTGCAAAACTTGCCACCTCAGGTTCCAATACCTCAGTACTTTTTGAAAGTCTTTTAAATTCCGATGGTCAGATAAGCATAAAAAAATAA
- the tssB gene encoding type VI secretion system contractile sheath small subunit, giving the protein MAKEGSVAPKERVNIVYRPATGDAKEEVELPLKILIMGDFTQKDDERAVEDRDPINIDKDNFNDVMKEQDLSLNMTVPNKLSDDPDEELAVKLAFESLKDFSPDAIAQNSPELKKLMELRQALTALKGPLSNVPEFRKKIQSLVKDDESKDQLLKELGVEDK; this is encoded by the coding sequence ATGGCAAAGGAAGGTTCTGTTGCTCCTAAGGAGAGAGTCAATATTGTCTATCGTCCGGCAACCGGAGATGCCAAGGAAGAGGTGGAACTTCCTCTAAAAATACTCATCATGGGAGATTTCACCCAAAAAGATGATGAGCGTGCTGTTGAGGATCGAGACCCCATCAATATCGATAAAGACAACTTCAACGATGTCATGAAAGAGCAAGACCTCAGCTTGAACATGACGGTACCAAATAAATTATCGGATGATCCTGACGAAGAACTTGCTGTTAAACTGGCATTTGAATCACTGAAAGATTTTTCCCCAGATGCCATAGCCCAAAACAGTCCTGAACTAAAAAAACTCATGGAACTTCGCCAGGCCCTGACCGCGTTAAAAGGACCTCTGTCAAATGTACCTGAATTTCGGAAGAAAATCCAAAGCCTTGTGAAGGATGACGAGTCCAAAGATCAACTGCTGAAAGAACTCGGTGTCGAGGATAAATAG